One window from the genome of Amaranthus tricolor cultivar Red isolate AtriRed21 chromosome 9, ASM2621246v1, whole genome shotgun sequence encodes:
- the LOC130823806 gene encoding uncharacterized protein LOC130823806 isoform X1: protein MATEVAPSTTLPETQAPVEELVTETVVTEAVKAVPEATASEEEAVPEATAQATASEEVAEEAFAEAPATETTDEASEKTEVPATETTDEASEKTEAPAVETKPEPEPEAEPEVETKEVEAAPAVEEEKAAVEEAIEASPTEATETPVEEPSKEEEAAPEEAPAAEETGTEIPVEKSEE, encoded by the exons ATGGCCACTGAG GTTGCACCAAGTACCACCTTGCCCGAAACTCAGGCACCTGTTGAGGAGCTCGTGACAGAGACAGTAGTCACTGAAGCAGTGAAAGCTGTACCTGAGGCTACAGCTTCCGAGGAGGAAGCTGTGCCTGAGGCTACAGCTCAGGCTACAGCTTCCGAGGAGGTAGCAGAAGAAGCTTTTGCAGAAGCCCCGGCAACTGAGACAACAGATGAAGCCTCAGAAAAAACCGAGGTCCCGGCAACTGAGACAACAGATGAAGCCTCAGAAAAAACCGAGGCCCCAGCAGTAGAAACCAAGCCAGAGCCAGAGCCAGAGGCAGAACCCGAGGTAGAGACCAAGGAAGTTGAGGCTGCACCAGCAGTTGAAGAAGAGAAGGCAGCAGTCGAGGAAGCCATCGAAGCGAGCCCAACTGAGGCCACCGAAACACCAGTTGAAGAACCGTCCAAGGAGGAGGAAGCAGCACCAGAAGAGGCTCCTGCAGCAGAGGAAACTGGCACTGAAATCCCAGTTGAGAAGTCTGAAgagtaa
- the LOC130823806 gene encoding uncharacterized protein LOC130823806 isoform X3 has product MATEVAPSTTLPETQAPVEELVTETVVTEAVKAVPEATASEEEAVPEATAQATASEEVAEEAFAEAPATETTDEASEKTEAPAVETKPEPEPEAEPEVETKEVEAAPAVEEEKAAVEEAIEASPTEATETPVEEPSKEEEAAPEEAPAAEETGTEIPVEKSEE; this is encoded by the exons ATGGCCACTGAG GTTGCACCAAGTACCACCTTGCCCGAAACTCAGGCACCTGTTGAGGAGCTCGTGACAGAGACAGTAGTCACTGAAGCAGTGAAAGCTGTACCTGAGGCTACAGCTTCCGAGGAGGAAGCTGTGCCTGAGGCTACAGCTCAGGCTACAGCTTCCGAGGAGGTAGCAGAAGAAGCTTTTGCAGAAGCCCCGGCAACTGAGACAACAGATGAAGCCTCAGAAAAAACCGAG GCCCCAGCAGTAGAAACCAAGCCAGAGCCAGAGCCAGAGGCAGAACCCGAGGTAGAGACCAAGGAAGTTGAGGCTGCACCAGCAGTTGAAGAAGAGAAGGCAGCAGTCGAGGAAGCCATCGAAGCGAGCCCAACTGAGGCCACCGAAACACCAGTTGAAGAACCGTCCAAGGAGGAGGAAGCAGCACCAGAAGAGGCTCCTGCAGCAGAGGAAACTGGCACTGAAATCCCAGTTGAGAAGTCTGAAgagtaa
- the LOC130823805 gene encoding E3 ubiquitin-protein ligase UPL5-like isoform X2, with translation MSSVNSTLTTQQEYCIGHLPSKRKLEDYDHSTGLNCKGKSVIDSDFGLLSLRDRFLFLGESSQPRLQFFVRMISGSKNLVLRANANDTVESVIEKIEMITGIPMKDQRLIYKGKQLQLEQTLRQCEIQNDAGLQLVGRMRSTIYPKIWRAISDMVSVIFRVCRKESSIADYQILKVYLYLFSKNVWFDFDYNNEHNIKKLILIKKVDYCNIVMNSYAAQSLIMLYASKDKQFNYYIDASACIMSFVDWMKDFEGCRDESDRAYCATTVLKLCNMLKMVVSEEDHVYLHSRSSLGSMLKEVKVGSRQEKSCDHVGTKGQVNRVAIEDLFPLLMGIGQRLTKYLSMSAEPVHSVEFFKQDVRDFSSYLQPVLRFVSRPAEYCRKATRVYRSQLQLLFNDLICNIEICLNELDVYMMVKSKKDDKVNQSSGQYLAILQELASISALNPDWKDKFWYIMRQNKGVLSDLVVRYATHADKNSWLYFHNDVLNFESRRHLALLIFPNVIEDYEELEMLIDRSNLLAESFEYISGADPSSLQAGLYMEFKDENATGPGVLREWVSLVCQAIFDPENGLYVACPLNRRRFYPSAASKVHPLHLRYFQFSGRMIALALMHKVQVGIELDRSFILQLSGRRVSLEDICDADPCLYNSCKQILEMDAEYVDSDGLGLTFITEVEELGTRKVVELCSGGENITVDSKNREEYINLIIQHRFVTSISEQVIYFAQGFDDIVSVGYFPIFFNILGPEDLDWMLRGSDCEICLEDWKSHTKYNGYKISDPQIVWFWEV, from the exons atgtCGTCCGTCAATTCTACTCTGACGACGCAGCAGGAATACTGCATTGGTCATCTTCCTTCGAAACGCAAACTGGAAGACTATGATCACTCGACAGGTTTGAATTGTAAAGGAAAATCAGTGATTGATTCTGATTTTGGTTTACTCAGTCTGAGAGATAGGTTTCTCTTTCTAGGGGAATCAAGCCAACCTAGACTGCAATTCTTTGTGAGGATGATTTCTGGTAGTAAAAACCTAGTTTTACGAGCGAATGCTAATGATACAGTTGAGTCAGTTATTGAGAAGATTGAGATGATTACAGGGATACCCATGAAGGATCAAAGATTAATTTATAAAGGGAAGCAATTGCAGTTGGAACAGACTTTACGGCAATGCGAAATTCAGAATGATGCAGGGCTTCAATTAGTGGGAAGAATGCGGAGCACTATTTATCCTAAAATTTGGCGGGCAATTAGTGATATGGTTTCAgttatttttagggtttgtaGAAAAGAATCATCTATAGCTGATTATCAAATTCTTAAGGTTTAcctttatttgttttctaaaaATGTTTGGTTTGATTTCGACTATAACAATGAGCATAATATTAAGAAGTTGATACTCATAAAGAAGGTTGATTACTGTAATATTGTTATGAATTCTTATGCTGCTCAAAGTTTAATCATGCTTTATGCTTCGAAAGACAAACAATTCAATTATTATATTGATGCCAGTGCATGTATCATGTCTTTTGTGGATTGGATGAAAGATTTTGAAGGGTGTCGGGATGAGAGTGATAGGGCCTATTGTGCCACAACGGTGTTGAAGTTGTGTAATATGCTAAAGATGGTGGTTTCTGAAGAAGACCATGTGTATTTACATTCAAGGAGCAGTCTTGGTTCAATGTTAAAGGAAGTCAAAGTTGGGAGTAGGCAAGAAAAATCATGTGATCATGTTGGGACCAAAGGGCAAGTAAACAGGGTCGCTATTGAAGACCTGTTTCCTTTATTGATGGGTATAGGACAGAGATTGACCAAATATTTGTCTATGAGTGCGGAACCAGTTCACAGTGTTGAGTTTTTCAAGCAAGATGTTAGGGATTTTTCTTCTTATCTGCAGCCTGTGTTGAGGTTCGTTAGTAGACCAGCAGAATACTGTCGAAAGGCTACGAGAGTATACAGATCTCAGCTCCAGTTACTTTTCAATGATTTGATTTGTAACATTGAAATATGTCTCAATGAATTGGATGTATACATGATGGTGAAGAGTAAAAAGGATGACAAAGTTAATCAGAGTTCCGGTCAATATCTTGCTATTCTTCAGGAATTGGCTAGCATTTCTGCACTCAATCCAGATTGGAAAGACAAGTTCTGGTACATAATGAGACAGAATAAAGGTGTACTGTCTGACCTTGTAGTTAGATATGCTACACATGCTGATAAAAATAGTTGGCTTTATTTCCATAATGATGTCCTGAATTTTGAATCGAGGAGGCATTTAGCTTTGTTGATTTTCCCTAATGTGATTGAAGATTATGAAGAGCTTGAGATGTTAATTGACAGGTCCAATTTGCTGGCTGAATCATTTGAGTATATATCGGGTGCAGATCCATCTTCACTGCAGGCTGGCCTTTATATGGAATTCAAAGACGAAAATGCTACAGGTCCTGGTGTTCTGAGGGAGTGGGTTTCTTTAGTATGCCAAGCGATCTTTGATCCAGAAAATGGCCTTTACGTTGCTTGCCCTTTGAACCGTCGAAGGTTCTACCCTAGTGCAG CATCTAAGGTACACCCTCTCCATCTAAGATACTTCCAATTTTCTGGTAGGATGATTGCTTTGGCACTAATGCATAAGGTTCAAGTTGGTATTGAACTAGATCGTAGCTTTATCTTGCAATTGTCCGGAAGACGTGTTTCATTGGAAGATATATGTGATGCAGATCCATGTCTTTATAATAGTTGCAAACAAATTTTGGAAATGGATGCTGAATATGTGGATTCCGATGGGTTGGGGCTGACATTTATTACTGAAGTTGAAGAGCTAGGAACAAGGAAGGTTGTGGAACTTTGTTCTGGAGGAGAAAACATTACTGTAGACAGCAAAAACAGAGAGGAATATATCAACCTCATTATTCAGCACCGATTTGTCACGTCTATTTCTGAACAAGTGATCTATTTTGCTCAAGGTTTTGATGACATTGTTTCTGTAGGGTACTTTCCAATCTTTTTTAACATCTTAGGACCTGAAGATCTTGATTGGATGTTGCGTGGAAGTGATTGTGAGATATGTCTCGAAGACTGGAAGTCACATACCAAGTACAATGGCTATAAAATATCTGATCCTCAGATAGTTTGGTTTTGGGAG GTGTAA
- the LOC130823806 gene encoding uncharacterized protein LOC130823806 isoform X2, producing MATEVAPSTTLPETQAPVEELVTETVVTEAEEAVPEATAQATASEEVAEEAFAEAPATETTDEASEKTEVPATETTDEASEKTEAPAVETKPEPEPEAEPEVETKEVEAAPAVEEEKAAVEEAIEASPTEATETPVEEPSKEEEAAPEEAPAAEETGTEIPVEKSEE from the exons ATGGCCACTGAG GTTGCACCAAGTACCACCTTGCCCGAAACTCAGGCACCTGTTGAGGAGCTCGTGACAGAGACAGTAGTCACTGAAGCA GAGGAAGCTGTGCCTGAGGCTACAGCTCAGGCTACAGCTTCCGAGGAGGTAGCAGAAGAAGCTTTTGCAGAAGCCCCGGCAACTGAGACAACAGATGAAGCCTCAGAAAAAACCGAGGTCCCGGCAACTGAGACAACAGATGAAGCCTCAGAAAAAACCGAGGCCCCAGCAGTAGAAACCAAGCCAGAGCCAGAGCCAGAGGCAGAACCCGAGGTAGAGACCAAGGAAGTTGAGGCTGCACCAGCAGTTGAAGAAGAGAAGGCAGCAGTCGAGGAAGCCATCGAAGCGAGCCCAACTGAGGCCACCGAAACACCAGTTGAAGAACCGTCCAAGGAGGAGGAAGCAGCACCAGAAGAGGCTCCTGCAGCAGAGGAAACTGGCACTGAAATCCCAGTTGAGAAGTCTGAAgagtaa
- the LOC130823805 gene encoding E3 ubiquitin-protein ligase UPL5-like isoform X1 yields MSSVNSTLTTQQEYCIGHLPSKRKLEDYDHSTGLNCKGKSVIDSDFGLLSLRDRFLFLGESSQPRLQFFVRMISGSKNLVLRANANDTVESVIEKIEMITGIPMKDQRLIYKGKQLQLEQTLRQCEIQNDAGLQLVGRMRSTIYPKIWRAISDMVSVIFRVCRKESSIADYQILKVYLYLFSKNVWFDFDYNNEHNIKKLILIKKVDYCNIVMNSYAAQSLIMLYASKDKQFNYYIDASACIMSFVDWMKDFEGCRDESDRAYCATTVLKLCNMLKMVVSEEDHVYLHSRSSLGSMLKEVKVGSRQEKSCDHVGTKGQVNRVAIEDLFPLLMGIGQRLTKYLSMSAEPVHSVEFFKQDVRDFSSYLQPVLRFVSRPAEYCRKATRVYRSQLQLLFNDLICNIEICLNELDVYMMVKSKKDDKVNQSSGQYLAILQELASISALNPDWKDKFWYIMRQNKGVLSDLVVRYATHADKNSWLYFHNDVLNFESRRHLALLIFPNVIEDYEELEMLIDRSNLLAESFEYISGADPSSLQAGLYMEFKDENATGPGVLREWVSLVCQAIFDPENGLYVACPLNRRRFYPSAASKVHPLHLRYFQFSGRMIALALMHKVQVGIELDRSFILQLSGRRVSLEDICDADPCLYNSCKQILEMDAEYVDSDGLGLTFITEVEELGTRKVVELCSGGENITVDSKNREEYINLIIQHRFVTSISEQVIYFAQGFDDIVSVGYFPIFFNILGPEDLDWMLRGSDCEICLEDWKSHTKYNGYKISDPQIVWFWEVVGELNVEQKKAFLFFWTSIKFLPIEGFRGLASYLYIFKSLDSQVCLPTSHTCFYQLCIPEYPSKEVMRERLLLTTQEHVECSFGTS; encoded by the exons atgtCGTCCGTCAATTCTACTCTGACGACGCAGCAGGAATACTGCATTGGTCATCTTCCTTCGAAACGCAAACTGGAAGACTATGATCACTCGACAGGTTTGAATTGTAAAGGAAAATCAGTGATTGATTCTGATTTTGGTTTACTCAGTCTGAGAGATAGGTTTCTCTTTCTAGGGGAATCAAGCCAACCTAGACTGCAATTCTTTGTGAGGATGATTTCTGGTAGTAAAAACCTAGTTTTACGAGCGAATGCTAATGATACAGTTGAGTCAGTTATTGAGAAGATTGAGATGATTACAGGGATACCCATGAAGGATCAAAGATTAATTTATAAAGGGAAGCAATTGCAGTTGGAACAGACTTTACGGCAATGCGAAATTCAGAATGATGCAGGGCTTCAATTAGTGGGAAGAATGCGGAGCACTATTTATCCTAAAATTTGGCGGGCAATTAGTGATATGGTTTCAgttatttttagggtttgtaGAAAAGAATCATCTATAGCTGATTATCAAATTCTTAAGGTTTAcctttatttgttttctaaaaATGTTTGGTTTGATTTCGACTATAACAATGAGCATAATATTAAGAAGTTGATACTCATAAAGAAGGTTGATTACTGTAATATTGTTATGAATTCTTATGCTGCTCAAAGTTTAATCATGCTTTATGCTTCGAAAGACAAACAATTCAATTATTATATTGATGCCAGTGCATGTATCATGTCTTTTGTGGATTGGATGAAAGATTTTGAAGGGTGTCGGGATGAGAGTGATAGGGCCTATTGTGCCACAACGGTGTTGAAGTTGTGTAATATGCTAAAGATGGTGGTTTCTGAAGAAGACCATGTGTATTTACATTCAAGGAGCAGTCTTGGTTCAATGTTAAAGGAAGTCAAAGTTGGGAGTAGGCAAGAAAAATCATGTGATCATGTTGGGACCAAAGGGCAAGTAAACAGGGTCGCTATTGAAGACCTGTTTCCTTTATTGATGGGTATAGGACAGAGATTGACCAAATATTTGTCTATGAGTGCGGAACCAGTTCACAGTGTTGAGTTTTTCAAGCAAGATGTTAGGGATTTTTCTTCTTATCTGCAGCCTGTGTTGAGGTTCGTTAGTAGACCAGCAGAATACTGTCGAAAGGCTACGAGAGTATACAGATCTCAGCTCCAGTTACTTTTCAATGATTTGATTTGTAACATTGAAATATGTCTCAATGAATTGGATGTATACATGATGGTGAAGAGTAAAAAGGATGACAAAGTTAATCAGAGTTCCGGTCAATATCTTGCTATTCTTCAGGAATTGGCTAGCATTTCTGCACTCAATCCAGATTGGAAAGACAAGTTCTGGTACATAATGAGACAGAATAAAGGTGTACTGTCTGACCTTGTAGTTAGATATGCTACACATGCTGATAAAAATAGTTGGCTTTATTTCCATAATGATGTCCTGAATTTTGAATCGAGGAGGCATTTAGCTTTGTTGATTTTCCCTAATGTGATTGAAGATTATGAAGAGCTTGAGATGTTAATTGACAGGTCCAATTTGCTGGCTGAATCATTTGAGTATATATCGGGTGCAGATCCATCTTCACTGCAGGCTGGCCTTTATATGGAATTCAAAGACGAAAATGCTACAGGTCCTGGTGTTCTGAGGGAGTGGGTTTCTTTAGTATGCCAAGCGATCTTTGATCCAGAAAATGGCCTTTACGTTGCTTGCCCTTTGAACCGTCGAAGGTTCTACCCTAGTGCAG CATCTAAGGTACACCCTCTCCATCTAAGATACTTCCAATTTTCTGGTAGGATGATTGCTTTGGCACTAATGCATAAGGTTCAAGTTGGTATTGAACTAGATCGTAGCTTTATCTTGCAATTGTCCGGAAGACGTGTTTCATTGGAAGATATATGTGATGCAGATCCATGTCTTTATAATAGTTGCAAACAAATTTTGGAAATGGATGCTGAATATGTGGATTCCGATGGGTTGGGGCTGACATTTATTACTGAAGTTGAAGAGCTAGGAACAAGGAAGGTTGTGGAACTTTGTTCTGGAGGAGAAAACATTACTGTAGACAGCAAAAACAGAGAGGAATATATCAACCTCATTATTCAGCACCGATTTGTCACGTCTATTTCTGAACAAGTGATCTATTTTGCTCAAGGTTTTGATGACATTGTTTCTGTAGGGTACTTTCCAATCTTTTTTAACATCTTAGGACCTGAAGATCTTGATTGGATGTTGCGTGGAAGTGATTGTGAGATATGTCTCGAAGACTGGAAGTCACATACCAAGTACAATGGCTATAAAATATCTGATCCTCAGATAGTTTGGTTTTGGGAG GTAGTTGGAGAATTAAACGTGGAGCAGAAAAAGGCGTTTCTTTTCTTTTGGACTTCAATTAAGTTTCTCCCTATTGAAGGTTTTCGCGGTTTGGCATCTTACTTATACATCTTTAAATCCTTGGACTCTCAAGTTTGCTTGCCGACATCACATACATGCTTTTACCAACTATGTATCCCGGAGTATCCCTCAAAGGAAGTCATGCGAGAACGTCTCTTATTGACTACTCAAGAGCATGTTGAGTGCAGCTTTGGTACTTCATGA